A portion of the Acidisarcina polymorpha genome contains these proteins:
- a CDS encoding ImcF-related family protein has product MYILPFVLLLSTALLGWLAGPMFHIGGMALVILRTGIAGIAMVGAASAYWFWPRSAPKSSSSATTQDFSEITTLLRTAEQRLGAAQSAGARSFHSLPVLYVLGAPNSAKTTTVLRSGVDPELLAGQVYQDEAVIPTRLANLWYGEGAVFVDAGEALNGDSPAWNTLWRRTNPRLLRSVFGAKRPLRAAIVCVSSESFFGTNAAEALPVLGRETNATLRRLARELGSDLPVYVILTKLDRVPGFMEYVQNLNDEEAGERLGISLPRDHTANGVYAERASAAISSALDELFFSLGEFRLEILARETGLANAASIYQFPRELQKLRNNLISYLVELTRPSHLNANPFLRGFYCVGVRAQVIEQAISAPAEIPRRSKNNVDATHILSLREIQSASSSMVGPQSVSRRVAQWCFLPRLFHDVFLAKEERETTSLSDSRISLLRRSGLAAASAALLICIIGLSVSYLNNVRLEHDIEAAAQELPAEAPPAVLASTSQLAALDRLRVTLLQLQDFQRNGAPLMFRWGLYRGDSLIAPARKLYFERFRWLLLATTQQNLTNALVALPGSAPADADYLAAYNPLRGYLITTAFPQYSTADFLPPLLVRFWLNGQHPQTDLQLQLAEQQFRFYSDELRIARLYDISPAIPAVTHARAYLNSFGSTDRIYQNMLAEAAHAAPAIDFNHLFPGSAATVVETHIVPGAFTAAGFAFMQGAIRNPERYFAGESWVLGDQTSPSVQEDSLSQKLLDRYRADFTTQWQEYLRSASVVKYRSLTDAREKLQSLSAPNSALLALIFTASRNTAVADNAVAHEFQPTQALVAPNLSDRLIAPGNNAYINGLVGLQGAVSQFTQDPSVANNPAAAQPVIAAAVSAHSAVSQTAQAFDVDPVAHVEQLVVKIMQEPISSVEESVRGAAPEQINLAGRAFCGSFAPILSKFPFDRNSSIEASPAEVTSVLKPGTGLLWQFYDANLKSLLMQQGNQWVVSPNATVKPTPQFLQFFTRTAGLSNALFSNGASTPTLSFTAHILQSPGIQSVTLVLDEQKLSGSDVSKEFNWTAQSSLQAQLIASYGSNNLPLQFSGPWSLFHLVDRGRVEQASNPVRLAYPLEISGTPIVVNSIPLTERIELSGPAAAILAPGSLTGLHCVAQVAR; this is encoded by the coding sequence TTGTATATACTTCCGTTCGTTCTGCTTCTCTCGACGGCCCTCCTCGGATGGCTGGCCGGACCTATGTTTCACATCGGAGGGATGGCGCTCGTCATTCTGCGCACCGGCATTGCGGGGATTGCCATGGTTGGGGCGGCGAGCGCGTATTGGTTCTGGCCACGGAGCGCGCCTAAGAGCTCATCCTCTGCAACCACTCAGGATTTCTCCGAAATAACTACCCTGCTTCGCACCGCGGAGCAGCGTCTCGGTGCTGCACAATCAGCCGGTGCTCGATCGTTTCATTCTCTCCCGGTGCTCTATGTACTCGGCGCCCCTAACAGTGCGAAGACCACAACTGTGTTGAGGTCCGGCGTGGACCCGGAGCTGCTTGCCGGCCAGGTCTATCAGGACGAAGCAGTCATCCCAACGCGTCTGGCCAATCTTTGGTACGGCGAAGGCGCGGTTTTCGTCGACGCGGGAGAAGCACTGAACGGCGATAGTCCTGCATGGAACACCCTTTGGCGGCGAACCAACCCTAGACTGCTGCGCTCCGTATTCGGCGCTAAACGCCCTCTCCGCGCCGCAATCGTCTGCGTCAGCAGCGAATCGTTCTTTGGAACGAATGCCGCGGAAGCACTCCCAGTGCTCGGTCGGGAGACCAATGCTACTCTCCGCCGGTTGGCGCGCGAGTTGGGATCTGACCTTCCGGTATATGTAATATTGACCAAGCTGGACCGCGTACCGGGTTTCATGGAATATGTACAAAACCTCAATGATGAGGAGGCAGGAGAGCGGCTTGGCATTTCCCTTCCACGTGACCACACCGCAAACGGCGTCTACGCCGAGCGCGCGTCGGCAGCCATTTCTTCGGCTTTGGATGAATTATTCTTTTCTCTCGGTGAATTCCGCTTAGAAATACTCGCGCGGGAGACCGGCCTAGCGAATGCTGCATCCATCTATCAATTCCCGCGGGAGTTACAAAAGCTTCGCAATAACCTCATTAGTTACCTTGTAGAACTCACCCGTCCAAGTCACCTCAATGCCAATCCCTTCCTCCGTGGCTTCTATTGCGTCGGCGTTCGAGCCCAGGTTATCGAACAAGCGATCAGTGCGCCCGCGGAGATTCCGCGGCGTTCTAAGAATAATGTAGATGCAACCCATATTCTTTCTCTTCGCGAAATCCAGTCTGCAAGTTCGAGCATGGTTGGCCCACAGAGTGTCAGCAGAAGAGTCGCGCAGTGGTGTTTTTTGCCTCGTCTTTTCCATGACGTCTTTCTTGCGAAGGAAGAGCGCGAGACGACGAGCTTATCCGATTCGCGCATCTCGCTTTTACGGCGTTCGGGTCTCGCGGCCGCCTCGGCTGCTTTGCTCATCTGCATCATCGGCCTGAGCGTGTCTTACCTCAACAATGTCAGGCTTGAACATGATATTGAGGCCGCCGCCCAAGAATTGCCCGCGGAGGCTCCCCCAGCCGTTCTTGCCTCAACATCGCAGCTCGCCGCTCTCGATCGCCTTCGGGTCACTCTGCTGCAACTGCAAGACTTCCAACGGAACGGCGCGCCTCTGATGTTCCGGTGGGGACTTTATCGCGGCGACTCGCTCATCGCACCCGCACGCAAGCTGTACTTCGAGCGGTTCCGCTGGCTTCTGCTGGCCACGACACAGCAGAATCTGACGAATGCTCTCGTCGCCCTTCCCGGCTCCGCGCCTGCCGATGCAGACTACCTGGCAGCCTACAATCCTTTGCGTGGCTACCTTATAACGACCGCTTTTCCGCAATACAGTACAGCCGACTTCCTGCCGCCACTGCTTGTGCGATTCTGGCTGAACGGCCAGCACCCTCAAACCGATTTACAATTACAACTCGCGGAACAACAGTTTCGCTTCTATAGCGATGAGCTTCGCATAGCCCGGCTCTATGACATCTCTCCCGCAATCCCAGCGGTTACGCATGCTCGTGCATATCTGAACAGCTTCGGAAGTACCGATCGCATCTACCAGAACATGCTTGCGGAGGCGGCTCATGCAGCGCCGGCGATTGATTTCAACCATCTATTCCCCGGCTCTGCCGCTACTGTCGTAGAAACCCACATCGTCCCCGGCGCATTCACCGCGGCAGGGTTCGCATTTATGCAGGGAGCCATTCGGAACCCTGAACGGTACTTCGCTGGAGAATCGTGGGTGCTCGGAGACCAGACATCTCCTTCGGTACAAGAAGATTCTCTCTCGCAGAAACTGCTGGACCGCTATCGTGCTGACTTCACCACGCAATGGCAGGAGTACCTGCGCTCCGCGTCCGTGGTCAAATATCGCAGTCTTACTGACGCCCGGGAGAAACTGCAGAGTCTCTCCGCACCCAACTCCGCATTGCTGGCCCTGATCTTTACTGCCTCTCGGAACACTGCAGTAGCGGACAACGCGGTAGCGCACGAGTTCCAACCTACCCAAGCACTGGTGGCGCCGAATCTGTCAGACCGCCTCATCGCTCCTGGAAACAACGCGTATATTAATGGGCTGGTAGGTCTGCAAGGCGCGGTATCGCAGTTCACTCAGGATCCCTCCGTTGCCAACAATCCCGCGGCGGCGCAGCCGGTCATTGCCGCGGCGGTGAGCGCCCACTCTGCCGTGAGCCAGACGGCGCAGGCCTTTGATGTCGACCCAGTCGCGCATGTAGAGCAATTGGTCGTGAAGATCATGCAGGAGCCAATCAGCTCTGTTGAAGAGTCAGTACGTGGAGCAGCTCCGGAGCAAATCAACCTGGCCGGGCGTGCGTTCTGCGGAAGCTTCGCTCCCATCCTTTCCAAATTTCCGTTTGATCGCAACTCTTCCATTGAGGCATCGCCGGCGGAAGTCACATCGGTCCTCAAGCCTGGCACTGGCCTGCTATGGCAGTTCTACGATGCGAATCTCAAATCTCTGTTGATGCAGCAGGGTAATCAATGGGTCGTTTCTCCAAATGCGACGGTGAAACCAACTCCACAGTTCTTGCAGTTTTTCACGCGGACTGCAGGGCTCTCGAATGCCTTGTTTTCGAATGGAGCAAGTACACCAACGCTCAGCTTCACGGCTCACATTTTGCAGTCGCCCGGAATCCAGAGCGTCACCCTGGTGCTCGACGAACAAAAGTTGTCGGGCAGCGATGTATCCAAGGAATTCAACTGGACTGCACAATCGTCGCTTCAGGCGCAGCTCA
- a CDS encoding DotU family type IV/VI secretion system protein: MNTPRTANLASVFQEVITAIVRVRFRLQSVNNAETFRTQIRQSLQTPMQAARSLGYSAEQVQGAVFAVVALLDESVLNLQDPVFGQWARRPLQEELFGGHLAGETFFRNLRAYLEQSDSPHLADVLELHCLCLQLGYRGRYALGDSGELYAMQRQARARIQRIRGDARLFQGASLPKPAMPVRTADWWTSCLLYTSLALACLLLIGFIGYHFSLSAGAGSLQHIAVNAS; the protein is encoded by the coding sequence ATGAATACTCCACGCACTGCCAACCTTGCATCGGTTTTTCAAGAGGTCATCACTGCGATTGTGCGCGTGCGTTTCCGCCTACAATCCGTGAATAACGCCGAGACTTTCCGTACCCAGATTCGGCAATCGCTGCAGACTCCGATGCAGGCGGCCCGCAGCCTCGGGTACTCCGCCGAGCAAGTGCAGGGCGCTGTGTTCGCCGTGGTCGCATTGTTGGATGAAAGTGTGCTCAACCTCCAAGATCCAGTCTTTGGACAATGGGCGCGGCGGCCGCTCCAGGAGGAACTCTTTGGAGGACACCTCGCAGGAGAGACTTTTTTTCGCAACCTGCGAGCCTATCTTGAGCAGAGCGACTCGCCGCATCTCGCCGATGTGCTGGAACTTCATTGCCTTTGTCTTCAGTTGGGCTATCGCGGCCGTTATGCTCTGGGCGACAGTGGAGAGCTCTACGCGATGCAACGTCAGGCACGCGCTCGCATTCAGCGAATACGCGGGGATGCACGTCTATTTCAGGGAGCTTCCCTGCCGAAGCCAGCCATGCCCGTGCGAACGGCCGACTGGTGGACCAGCTGTCTTCTTTACACATCCCTGGCACTCGCCTGCCTGCTCTTGATTGGTTTCATTGGCTACCATTTCTCACTGTCCGCAGGCGCCGGCTCCTTGCAACACATTGCCGTAAACGCTTCTTAG
- the tssK gene encoding type VI secretion system baseplate subunit TssK, translated as MKFLSRVVWSEGMYLAPHHFQTQSRYFEDSIAFLASSLWREPWGLLHLEMDAKAIANGSVSMLVGSGIFQDGLAFDMPSSDALPAIRELSSFAKATDSELILHLAVQVRRNDGYDASWDDPQRRPRYSSIPRTLRDETNGIDEYEVQLAHKNIFIASEAELSPELLSFPIARIVRDASGQFTYDLEFVPCSLRTNASDALMLQLKRIINIVAEKAKTIARPVHAANQLKTGSVPMEIASYWFLHALHSSLPSLRHLVYTRHAHPADCFVELSRLAGALCTFALDSDPQSLPNYDHHNSGAGFRALCAHIQRHLEIIVPTNTVDLEFSPSSPYIHTAPVTDERCLRRSRWVLGIRTALGESEQLRLVPRLVKVCSARFVPELVKRALPGMTLTHLPVPPSALRTSVDMQYYAIDTAGPCWQHILQTRSVGIYIPGEIDDPEFTLSIILEQPA; from the coding sequence ATGAAGTTTCTTTCGCGAGTGGTGTGGTCTGAAGGCATGTATCTGGCGCCGCACCACTTTCAAACTCAAAGCCGGTACTTCGAGGACTCCATCGCGTTCCTCGCCTCGAGCCTCTGGCGAGAGCCATGGGGGTTGCTGCATCTCGAAATGGATGCAAAGGCGATCGCAAATGGCAGCGTCTCCATGCTTGTTGGATCCGGCATCTTTCAGGATGGTTTGGCCTTCGATATGCCATCTTCCGATGCGTTGCCGGCAATACGTGAGCTCTCTTCCTTTGCAAAGGCTACCGACTCCGAGTTAATTCTCCACCTTGCCGTACAGGTCCGAAGGAATGACGGCTACGATGCGTCCTGGGACGACCCTCAGCGGCGGCCCCGCTATTCCAGCATTCCGCGGACCCTGCGTGATGAGACAAACGGGATAGACGAGTACGAAGTACAACTCGCTCACAAAAATATATTTATTGCTTCGGAAGCAGAATTGTCACCTGAACTTCTATCTTTCCCGATCGCCCGGATCGTCCGCGACGCAAGCGGCCAATTTACTTACGACCTTGAGTTTGTTCCCTGTTCGCTCCGCACGAATGCGAGCGATGCGCTTATGCTGCAGCTGAAGCGCATCATCAATATCGTCGCGGAAAAAGCCAAGACTATTGCGCGTCCTGTTCACGCTGCCAATCAGCTGAAGACCGGCAGTGTTCCTATGGAAATTGCGAGCTATTGGTTCCTTCACGCGCTGCATAGCTCGCTGCCTTCACTGCGCCACCTCGTCTACACGCGCCACGCTCATCCGGCCGACTGCTTTGTTGAACTGTCTCGCCTCGCAGGCGCACTCTGCACGTTTGCCCTTGATTCTGATCCGCAGAGCTTGCCGAACTATGATCATCATAATTCCGGCGCCGGTTTTCGCGCGCTCTGCGCTCATATCCAGCGACACCTCGAAATCATCGTACCGACTAATACTGTTGACCTTGAATTTAGTCCTTCGAGCCCCTACATACACACCGCTCCAGTTACCGACGAGCGCTGCCTGCGGAGGTCCCGTTGGGTTCTTGGTATCCGGACAGCACTTGGCGAATCGGAGCAATTGCGTTTAGTGCCTCGTCTTGTCAAGGTATGCTCTGCACGATTTGTTCCTGAGCTGGTGAAGCGTGCACTCCCAGGAATGACGCTTACTCACCTACCGGTTCCCCCTTCGGCCCTTCGCACGTCGGTCGACATGCAATACTACGCGATTGACACTGCAGGGCCTTGCTGGCAACACATTCTGCAGACGCGGTCCGTGGGCATCTACATACCAGGAGAGATCGACGACCCTGAATTCACGCTTAGCATCATTTTGGAGCAGCCAGCATGA
- the tssK gene encoding type VI secretion system baseplate subunit TssK has protein sequence MRQLQPVVWSKGVFLSPQHLQAQDHFFEDSLRFTMESLSFCHWGFSSLKIESSSIGEGRLEIAEVTGLFPDGLAFDTPGADPAPGSRALDECFKDGCDACIFYLAIPQVRPGGINVALRNVGLSTRFYSELQMLRDENGSSVEKPVSLARKNLRIVAEGESFEGLVLLPLARVVRTETGRYKLDHDFIGPMIDIHASDRLMSILRGLSEVLVSRGTQLAGARRQRNQSLADFSASDVASFWLLYTINTHLPLLNHLMHANHSRPETLFLQMLSLAGALTTFSRALGPLDLPRYEHEKQGPCFLELESQLMKLLDTVIPSRFIALPLRQVRDSVYVTDIDRDEYLSNAHLYLAITSDVPTAELVSRTPALVKACSATHLETLIRQALPGVAMTHVPSPPQEIPVKLRYQYFSLDRNGVAWESIKRARNFGVYVPGEIANPQMELIVLPSDSA, from the coding sequence ATGCGACAACTGCAGCCTGTTGTCTGGTCCAAAGGGGTGTTTCTCTCTCCGCAGCACTTACAGGCTCAGGACCATTTTTTCGAGGACTCCCTTCGGTTCACGATGGAGTCTTTGTCCTTCTGCCATTGGGGCTTCTCTTCGCTCAAGATTGAGAGCTCCTCGATTGGAGAAGGTCGACTAGAGATAGCGGAAGTGACAGGATTGTTTCCGGATGGACTTGCCTTTGACACCCCTGGGGCGGATCCTGCGCCGGGTTCACGCGCTCTCGACGAGTGCTTTAAGGATGGATGTGATGCCTGTATTTTTTACCTTGCTATCCCACAGGTGCGACCCGGAGGCATCAATGTCGCATTGAGGAACGTCGGGCTAAGTACCCGCTTTTACTCAGAGTTGCAGATGCTGCGAGATGAGAATGGCTCAAGCGTTGAGAAGCCGGTCTCGCTGGCGCGCAAAAACTTGCGGATCGTGGCTGAGGGAGAGAGTTTCGAGGGACTGGTACTGCTTCCGCTGGCGCGGGTAGTGCGAACCGAAACCGGCCGCTATAAGCTCGATCATGATTTCATCGGCCCCATGATTGACATACACGCGAGCGACCGCCTGATGAGCATTCTTCGCGGACTTTCGGAGGTACTTGTTTCGCGAGGCACACAGCTGGCTGGCGCTCGCCGGCAGAGGAATCAGTCACTTGCGGATTTCAGCGCTTCCGATGTAGCAAGCTTTTGGCTGTTATATACGATCAACACGCACTTGCCCCTGCTAAATCACCTGATGCACGCGAATCACTCCCGTCCCGAGACACTATTTTTGCAAATGCTATCGTTGGCGGGTGCACTAACGACCTTCTCTCGCGCCCTCGGTCCTCTTGACCTTCCTCGTTACGAACACGAAAAGCAAGGTCCATGTTTTCTTGAGCTCGAATCGCAGCTCATGAAACTGCTCGATACCGTCATTCCAAGTAGGTTTATCGCGTTGCCTCTTCGGCAGGTGCGCGACTCAGTCTACGTTACAGACATCGATCGCGACGAATATCTCTCGAATGCGCATCTGTATCTCGCGATCACCTCGGATGTGCCTACTGCTGAGCTTGTTTCGCGCACGCCTGCTCTGGTGAAAGCCTGCTCAGCCACTCACCTCGAGACGCTGATCCGGCAGGCGCTTCCCGGCGTGGCGATGACCCACGTTCCTTCGCCTCCGCAGGAGATCCCGGTCAAGCTGCGCTATCAGTATTTCAGCCTGGATCGCAATGGGGTCGCTTGGGAGTCGATCAAGCGGGCTAGGAACTTCGGCGTATATGTACCAGGGGAAATTGCAAACCCTCAAATGGAACTTATCGTGCTTCCCAGCGATAGTGCCTAG
- the tssB gene encoding type VI secretion system contractile sheath small subunit → MAKESTQRKLSRVRPPRVQITYDVEVGDAIELKELPFVMGVLADLTGQPAEALAPLKERKFTEITPDNFDAVLANLGPRLAFSAENVLSDDPEKGQLQVDLRFESIDDFSPERVAERVEPLRQLLELRTKLSDLQGSLQGNDKLDEALYAAVTNTDLREKLRNELRTSGE, encoded by the coding sequence ATGGCAAAGGAAAGTACACAGCGGAAATTGAGTAGGGTCCGTCCGCCACGCGTGCAGATCACTTATGACGTGGAAGTCGGCGACGCGATCGAGTTGAAGGAGTTGCCTTTCGTCATGGGGGTGCTTGCGGATTTGACAGGACAACCAGCCGAAGCATTAGCCCCCTTGAAGGAGCGCAAGTTCACCGAAATTACACCCGACAACTTCGATGCGGTACTCGCAAACCTCGGCCCACGGCTCGCATTTTCGGCAGAGAATGTCTTGAGTGACGACCCTGAGAAGGGCCAGCTGCAGGTTGACCTTCGGTTTGAGTCGATCGATGACTTCTCGCCGGAGCGAGTCGCGGAGCGAGTGGAGCCGCTGCGGCAATTGTTGGAGTTGCGTACTAAGCTCTCTGATCTGCAGGGAAGCCTTCAAGGTAATGACAAACTTGACGAGGCGCTATACGCCGCCGTGACCAACACTGATTTGCGTGAGAAGCTGCGCAACGAACTGAGGACTTCCGGAGAGTAA
- the tssC gene encoding type VI secretion system contractile sheath large subunit, which translates to MMANQTTAVATVTAEAQPIETPLLDQIVSEGRFTRDASATQRGRDLVKEFVSQVLEGHLTVTRDTESSIQARIAQIDQLISKQLNKILHHPSFQKLEGTWRGIRFLLDQSETSVMLKLKVLNVSKRELLRDLQRAPEFDQSALFKKVYEEEFGVFGGAPFAAVIGDYEFGRGPEDLDLLRRVAQVAASAHAPFLSAAAPELLNLSDFTQLGLPRDIAKIFDSTEYAKWKSFRQSEDSRYVGLTLPRVLARLPYGKETNQVDGFEFEEDVDGSDHSKYLWSNAAYALGARLTNAFAQYGWCAAIRGVEGGGLVEDLPAHNFETDEGDVALKCPTEVQITDRREKELADQGLVPLVHCKGTDYAAFFSVQSANKPALYDKDAANANARLSAQLPYIFAMSRFAHYLKAMMRDKIGSFTTREECQLFLNRWISQYVLSDDSASQAAKAKLPLREASIEVSEIPGKPGAYRAVAFLKPHFQLDELTISLRLVADLPESARN; encoded by the coding sequence ATGATGGCGAACCAGACGACGGCAGTTGCCACTGTGACTGCGGAGGCGCAGCCAATTGAAACGCCTCTGCTTGACCAGATTGTAAGTGAAGGGCGCTTCACTCGAGACGCCTCCGCAACCCAGCGAGGACGAGACCTGGTAAAAGAGTTCGTGTCCCAGGTTCTTGAGGGTCATCTGACGGTCACGCGGGACACGGAGTCTTCAATTCAGGCTCGCATCGCCCAGATCGATCAACTTATTTCCAAACAGTTGAACAAGATCCTTCACCATCCATCTTTCCAGAAGCTTGAAGGAACCTGGAGGGGCATACGCTTCCTGCTGGATCAGAGTGAAACCAGCGTTATGCTGAAGTTGAAGGTGCTCAACGTCTCCAAGCGCGAGCTGCTTAGGGACTTGCAGCGAGCACCAGAATTCGACCAAAGCGCACTCTTTAAGAAAGTCTACGAAGAAGAGTTCGGCGTCTTTGGGGGAGCGCCATTCGCGGCAGTGATTGGCGACTATGAATTCGGTCGCGGGCCTGAAGACCTCGACTTGTTGCGGCGAGTGGCGCAGGTAGCCGCCTCCGCGCATGCACCCTTTTTATCCGCTGCCGCACCCGAACTACTGAACCTCTCCGATTTCACTCAGCTCGGATTACCGCGAGACATCGCTAAAATCTTTGACTCCACTGAATACGCGAAATGGAAATCGTTCCGGCAGTCGGAAGACTCTCGCTATGTGGGTTTGACACTTCCCCGGGTCTTGGCGCGGTTGCCCTATGGCAAGGAGACAAACCAGGTAGATGGATTTGAGTTTGAGGAAGATGTCGATGGCTCTGACCATTCGAAATATCTATGGAGTAATGCCGCCTACGCGCTTGGAGCCCGCCTGACCAATGCATTTGCACAGTATGGGTGGTGCGCCGCAATCCGAGGAGTAGAGGGTGGCGGGCTGGTGGAAGATCTGCCTGCCCATAACTTCGAGACGGATGAAGGCGACGTCGCGTTGAAGTGCCCAACCGAAGTGCAGATCACTGACCGTCGGGAAAAGGAACTGGCCGATCAAGGCCTGGTGCCGCTAGTGCATTGCAAGGGCACCGATTATGCAGCATTTTTTAGTGTGCAATCAGCTAACAAGCCTGCCCTCTACGACAAGGACGCGGCGAACGCCAATGCAAGGCTCTCGGCCCAGCTCCCGTATATCTTCGCAATGTCCCGTTTCGCGCACTACCTGAAAGCTATGATGCGAGACAAGATCGGCAGCTTTACCACGCGGGAGGAATGCCAGTTATTCCTGAATCGGTGGATCAGCCAATATGTTCTATCGGATGACTCTGCCTCGCAGGCAGCGAAAGCAAAGCTGCCGCTCCGAGAAGCATCCATCGAAGTTTCGGAAATTCCAGGAAAGCCCGGTGCATATCGCGCAGTGGCGTTCCTGAAGCCGCATTTCCAGCTCGACGAATTAACGATCTCTTTGCGCCTGGTTGCCGACCTACCTGAATCTGCGCGCAACTGA
- a CDS encoding Hcp family type VI secretion system effector — protein MSDQGVDYFLKLDGAQGESQHISHTNEIRVLNWSWGGYSESTVGRTQGSGAGKVTMEPITIVAELDSAYTKLAGFLTQGKHISSGTLSAVKQGSNNQDFITIQLTEVFVASMNVTASGQVPVVNLTLTYKSINTQYKMQNAQGNLTTAGTHTYDASTNQTS, from the coding sequence ATGAGCGATCAGGGCGTAGATTACTTTCTGAAGCTGGACGGCGCACAGGGCGAGTCTCAGCATATAAGCCATACAAACGAAATCCGGGTGCTGAACTGGAGCTGGGGCGGCTACTCGGAAAGCACTGTCGGTAGAACCCAAGGTTCTGGTGCCGGCAAGGTAACGATGGAGCCTATCACCATCGTTGCGGAACTAGACTCCGCCTATACAAAGCTCGCAGGCTTTTTGACCCAGGGCAAACACATTAGCAGCGGTACGCTATCTGCCGTAAAGCAAGGGTCAAACAACCAGGATTTCATCACCATTCAGTTGACGGAGGTCTTTGTGGCCTCGATGAATGTAACCGCGTCAGGACAGGTTCCAGTCGTAAACCTGACACTCACCTACAAGTCGATCAACACGCAGTACAAGATGCAGAACGCACAGGGTAATCTGACGACTGCCGGAACACACACGTACGACGCTTCAACGAACCAGACGTCCTAA